In Plasmodium falciparum 3D7 genome assembly, chromosome: 6, the following proteins share a genomic window:
- a CDS encoding poly(A) polymerase PAP, putative — protein sequence MHTVYENENLIECSNFMLNRKDSLEEFFEVSEIKEENEETYLNYNIECTLNKKIEDKKNNVTYRREIINEENIQENKKYEEGGVTEPISLNYPSEEDIKRSNDVVELLKGYNLFEEESGLKKRENVLGMINKLFHEFLIELSINQGISEEEANNISGNLYTFGSYRLGVITPNSDIDCIFLAPQNLTREIFFNEFYLKLQQDRNVKKLQALPETYTPIIQFMYDDVDIDLLLATLPYKTLKDCYYSLDNDHILKNLDEVTVRSLNGIRVADLILNSVPNKDYFRNTLRFIKLWAKSRGIYSNILGFLGGISWALLTAKICQLYPNFNVSQLICKFFKVYSIWNWKYPVLLQNIKKYNIEGLNNFPVWDPEKNIKDKLHIMPIITPAFPCMNSTHNVTYCTRNILIEEFKRAHSIIQYMEDENNIKSSIRMNKLWPNNNVNNINNSSNNVWMTILEPLDLFSTYKHFLHIQIMGINEFIYNSWKGWIESKIRLLFKKLETINELKIRPFPKFYFYKKEKSYYCSSFFIALIFFYKNPYENTFNLSYAIRDFIDIALNWPQKVKYPNAFKINIMYQKRSQVLEFLDIVTKEENQKNKQVMENNDKDETNHNQNGYRNNHKNKQFDEYDDHLFN from the coding sequence ATGCACACTGTTTACGAAAACGAGAACTTGATTGAATGTAGTAATTTTATGCTGAACAGAAAAGATAGCCTTGAGGAATTTTTTGAGGTGAGTGAGATAAAAGAAGAGAATGAGGAAAcgtatttaaattataatatagaatgtacattaaataagaaaatagaAGATAAGAAGAATAATGTTACGTATAGGcgtgaaataataaatgaggAGAATATACaagagaataaaaaatatgaagagGGTGGTGTTACAGAGCCCATATCATTAAATTATCCCTCTGAAGAAGATATTAAGAGATCAAATGATGTAGTAGAATTATTAAAGggttataatttatttgaaGAAGAAAGTGGTTTAAAAAAGAGAGAAAATGTTTTAGGtatgataaataaattattccaTGAGTTTCTTATTGAATTATCTATAAATCAAGGTATAAGTGAAGAAGAagcaaataatatatcaggaaatttatatacatttggtTCTTATCGTTTAGGTGTAATAACTCCAAATAGTGATATAGATTGTATTTTTTTGGCACCCCAGAATTTGACAagagaaatattttttaatgaattttatttaaaattacaaCAAGATAGAAATGTAAAAAAGTTACAAGCATTACCAGAAACGTATACACCTATTATACAATTTATGTATGACGATGTTGACATTGATTTGTTATTAGCAACTTTACcatataaaacattaaaagattgttattattctttagataatgatcatattttgaaaaatttaGATGAAGTAACAGTTCGGTCATTAAACGGTATTAGAGTTGCTGActtaatattaaattctGTACCCAATAAAGATTATTTTAGAAATACATTaagatttataaaattatgggCAAAAAGTAGAGGTATATATAGTAACATATTAGGTTTCTTAGGAGGTATTTCATGGGCATTATTAACTGCAAAAATTTGTCAGTTATACCCAAATTTTAATGTTAGTCAAttaatatgtaaattttttaaagttTATTCTATATGGAATTGGAAATATCCAGTacttttacaaaatattaaaaaatataatattgaaggtttaaataattttccaGTTTGGGATcctgaaaaaaatattaaagataAATTACACATTATGCCTATCATTACACCTGCTTTCCCATGTATGAATTCAACACACAATGTTACATATTGTACACGTAATATTCTAATAGAAGAATTCAAAAGAGCTCATTCTATTATCCAATATATggaagatgaaaataatatcaaaTCATCTATACGTATGAATAAATTGTGgccaaataataatgtaaataatattaataatagtagtaataacgTTTGGATGACCATTTTAGAACCATTAGATTTATTCAGTACTTATAAACATTTCCTACATATACAAATTATGGGTATtaatgaatttatatataatagttggAAAGGATGGATTGAAAGCAAAATACGTcttttattcaaaaaattagaaactatcaatgaattaaaaattagACCTTTTCCTAAATTCTATttctataaaaaagaaaaatcatATTATTGTTCATCCTTTTTTATAGCActcatattcttttataaaaaccCATATGAAAATACTTTTAACTTATCATATGCTATTCGTGATTTTATTGACATTGCCTTGAATTGGCCtcaaaaagtaaaatatcCAAACgcatttaaaattaatatcatGTATCAAAAAAGATCCCAAGTTCTGGAATTCTTAGACATAGTAACAAAAGAAGaaaaccaaaaaaataaacaagtCATGGAAAATAATGACAAAGATGAGACTAATCATAATCAAAATGGTTATAGAAATAACCATAAAAATAAGCAATTTGATGAATACGACGACCACTTGTTTAATTGA
- a CDS encoding oxidoreductase, short-chain dehydrogenase family, putative yields MQIKNKSISFVGVMLTDPSFRRFINFCIISAIIWFIPLYNVYVYLFLNNYRHHLTVHHKIYEYLTNGIIITTFYFMLRKKNVGGTVKDVLKNKNKLRGKVVIITGGYKGIGLAAVIEYVKYGCEIILACRCIKRMEELRKDLLSKYPDAKINTVQLDLSSYESIEKCANNILRKFPKIDIIVNNAGTLNQTLEYINGLEHTFFVNYFGHFYLINLLYKRILACDTLVINMSSIAHAMLNEKDVKYDFIFESKSKTDTNSNLLYRREYNFSKLCMLYYTQQLQIRLEKESTKACTVSINPGLVKTELFRNEQCWFRSLCKNVLFVKTPLQGAQSILYVSLLNRDQLAKGSYYSDCKTDYVRSYAKDLKKSEELWAISEKILRDR; encoded by the exons atgcaaataaagaataaatcAATATCCTTTGTTGGTGTTATGCTTACTGACCCTTCATTTAGAAggtttataaatttttgtataatatcaGCTATTATttg GTTTATTCCTCtttataatgtatatgtatatttatttttaaacaaCTATAGACATCATTTAACTGTTCATcacaaaatatatgaataccTAACAAATGGAATTATTATAACTACGTTTTATTTTATgctaagaaaaaaaaatgttggAGGAACAGTAAAagatgttttaaaaaataaaaacaagtTAAGAGGAAAAGTTGTAATAATAACAg GGGGATATAAAGGTATTGGTCTTGCTGCTGTTATAGAATACGTGAAATATGGGTGTGAAATTATTCTAGCCTGTAGATGTATAAAACGTATGGAAGAACTTCGTAAGGATCTATTATCTAAATATCCAGA TGCTAAAATAAATACCGTTCAATTAGATTTATCAAGTTATGAAAGCATAGAAAAATGTGCAAATAACATATTAAGAAAATTTCCAAAAATTGATATTATAGTAAATAATGcag GAACATTAAATCAAACAttagaatatattaatgGTTTGGAGCATACATTTTTTGTTAACTATTTTGGTcacttttatttaattaactTATTGTATAAAAGAATTTTAGCTTGTGACACTTTAGTTATTAACATGAGTAGCATAGCACATGCTATGCTGAATGAGAAG GATGTGAaatatgattttatttttgagaGCAAATCAAAAACAGATACCAAttctaatttattatatagacgcgaatataatttttctaaaCTATGTATGCTTTATTATACCCAGCAGTTGCAAATCAG attggAGAAGGAATCAACGAAAGCATGTACAGTGTCCATCAATCCAGGATTAGTAAAAACAGAATTATTTCGAAATGAACAATGTTGGTTTAGGTCTTTATGTAAAAATGTACTTTTTGTAAAGACTCCCTTACAAGGTGCACAAAGTATATt ATATGTGAGTTTGCTAAATCGTGACCAGCTAGCTAAAGGGTCGTATTATTCTGATTGCAAAACAGACTATGTCCGATCTTATGCAAAAGATCTGAAAAAATCTGAG GAACTGTGGGCTATTTCTGAGAAAATTTTAAGGGACAGGTga
- a CDS encoding DNA polymerase 1, putative, with the protein MKLFDSFFKHALIRINKRNIIYLNATRYYCNNINYNALINLLNKKNDINKEINALYSLLERLSNYKYKQYKDKLTLKNNINDEIKITNADKINNINIERDMNISHLDHHHNNHHHNNNHHNINHNNHHHNNHHNINHHNNHHNNHHNNNHFNDYKKLIDNWKNDKIKIFISWCPEIVEDKYKSKCFSIPTYITFHIVITNNDIKLNNLLHNSHEYDDWNFNKIIQTINNQNNLKDKEKEKENGQQHSQEYIGNCKKGESEIPSYDFKESLLEHINESSQLNHSILSHKTKEQTHHTNNNINGNYNNDEHIEEEGKAKTKQNKTKNSIIEEKKKKTKKKKDEESHNDIINYTIKKKTNTNNSLYNIESILNIPKTYEPNIHYDKCIHKEQNHIFFFSFNISELIINDQVKTKLNECIQQNFIKQNISNIHMDDLFLYVVYDYKNLIHIFNNINLKLININNIFDIYIISSLIQLVQRGEKLQNVYNEYLNVKHKILIPNKINDIQNLSLHNFSYFSKFAPEFSDVISAKFGLYGWGKYQKKKDKKNKKQTENHENNENYENNEYGKNNEYGKNNEYGKNNEYGKNNEYGKNNEYGKNNEYGKNNEYGKNNVHNDDTYMDISNERKNKKSKEVKNKKKMEKKNKVEKEKQNYLSFTPHNINNLQDIKKLVFGNKRNISDITEEDNICYSISRNCCLILLFEYFINKLEHNINILNLYIKVEQPLILCISHIEEKGIFLNQNKIEEIQKKSDDPLIYKNEIEELCKCNINLNSSKQVSSLIYKQLLDISISTDHTEENMEDADEHTDHQEEEHVNDDNNECVDQLKAYTQTKEKERKDIYNNNNNENNKNNNENYNSSKNHPLITNTNNDDTSTLNAQDTSDQHDNYINEHNNYNKFIKNNPFYYNNNNNNNNNNNNNNDNNNNISNRNLMNNLVNINYTSLYNKKKNSHPYDENNKLFFLNSSHNNYNNNNNNINEMSRNKNLQTNNKSLKILVDEIEKSNYIKEKEKEKLKKIIRNIKLYRESKKLVQNYIENLPKYIQKNTNKIHCNFNQIGASTGRLSCDQPNLQNIHSRFRCAISLKGKEENDTHDNNNNNNNIPQIHISTNNVSTNNVPMNIMSSTYPLYTMNKKNLITFDYKQMELFVMAYLSFDEQLLKLLNYSDVFIETAKVLFNTNDVTNELRRMTKTVIYGILYGQTENGLAKSLLISDTLASNLIENFFQFFPNVYRFMQMQKFLVKHMNCVYTLIGRKRIILPNIKNKYRISMNTPIQGCAADIMKFSLLSCFSVLNNNIYNNNKLLKMNNINPLIIHKNQAFLNPTNLILQVHDELLLESEHDATKYIIQLLNPILENAFYNLIYYTNSIDRLKLLYDYMHDNISIKTYIDILQDINNKQYNDVKLYNGVYNTNVSEESHIYNISNNVDHIFQKFNFKLPIKVESGGVYKESS; encoded by the coding sequence atgaaattgtttgattcattttttaaacatgctttgataagaataaataaaaggaatataatatatttgaatgcCACTAGGTACTATTGtaataacataaattataatgCTTTGATAAATTTgttaaataagaaaaatgatataaataaagaaataaatgccttatattctttattagAAAGACTGTCAAATTATAAGTACAAACAATATAAAGATAAGTTGACtctgaaaaataatataaacgatgaaattaaaataacaaatgctgataaaattaataatataaatattgaaaGGGATATGAATATTTCTCATTTggatcatcatcataataatcatcatcataataataatcatcataatattaatcataataatcatcatcataataatcatcataatattaatcatcataataatcatcataataatcatcataataataatcattttaatgattataaaaaactAATTGATAATtggaaaaatgataaaataaaaatatttataagctGGTGTCCCGAAATTGTTGAAGATAAATATAAGTCCAAATGTTTCTCTATACCAACTTATATCACATTTCATATTGTTATAactaataatgatattaagTTGAATAACCTTTTGCATAATTCTCATGAATATGATGATTGGaactttaataaaataatacaaacaataaataatcaaaacaatttaaaagataaagaaaaggaaaaagaaaatggaCAACAACATTCACAAGAATATATTGGAAATTGTAAAAAGGGAGAATCTGAAATACCATCATATGATTTCAAAGAATCTTTATTAGAACACATAAATGAATCTTCACAATTAAATCATTCCATATTATCGCACAAAACAAAAGAACAAACCCATcatactaataataatataaatggtaattataataatgatgaacatATTGAAGAAGAGGGAAAGgcaaaaacaaaacaaaacaaaacaaaaaatagcATAAtagaggaaaaaaaaaaaaagacaaaaaaaaaaaaagatgaagaatctcataatgatataataaattatactataaagaaaaaaacaaatacaaataattcattatataatatagaatcAATCTTAAATATACCAAAAACTTATGAACCTAATATACATTATGATAAATGTATACATAAAGAACaaaatcatatttttttcttttcctttaatATATCCgaattaataattaatgatcaagtaaaaacaaaattgaaTGAATGTATTCaacaaaattttataaaacaaaatatatcaaatatacatatggatgatctttttttatatgttgtatatgattataaaaatttaatacatatatttaataatattaatttaaaattaataaatattaataatatatttgatatatatattattagttCACTAATACAATTAGTTCAAAGAGGggaaaaattacaaaatgtgtataatgaatatttaaatgttAAACATAAAATTCTTATAcctaataaaattaatgatataCAAAATTTAAGTCTTCATAATTTTTCGTATTTTTCAAAGTTTGCTCCTGAATTTAGCGATGTCATATCAGCAAAGTTTGGGTTATATGGTTGGGGAAAatatcaaaagaaaaaagataagaaaaataaaaaacaaactGAAAatcatgaaaataatgaaaattatgaaaataatgaatacggtaaaaataatgaatatggtaaaaataatgaatatggtaaaaataatgaatatggtaaaaataatgaatatggtaaaaataatgaatatggtaaaaataatgaatatggtaaaaataatgaatatggTAAAAATAATGTACACAATGACGATACATATATGGACATATCAAATGAGAGAAAGAATAAGAAGAGTAAAGAAgtcaaaaacaaaaaaaagatggagaaaaaaaacaaagtagaaaaagaaaaacaaaattatttaagTTTTACTcctcataatataaataatcttcaagatattaaaaaactTGTATTTGggaataaaagaaatatatcaGATATTACAGAAgaagataatatatgttatagtATATCACGAAATTGTTGTTTAATTTTACTATTTGAATAtttcataaataaattagAACATAATATCAACATACTAAATTTATACATCAAAGTTGAACAaccattaatattatgtataagtCATATAGAGGAAAAAGGAATCTTCTtgaatcaaaataaaattgaagaaatacaaaaaaaatcagATGAccctttaatatataaaaatgaaattgaagaattatgtaaatgtaatattaatttgAATTCATCCAAGCAAGTCTCTTCATtgatatataaacaattatTAGACATATCCATTAGCACAGATCACACGGAAGAAAATATGGAAGATGCAGATGAACATACAGATCACCAGGAAGAAGAACAtgtaaatgatgataataatgaatgtGTAGATCAATTAAAAGCATATACTCAAacaaaggaaaaagaaagaaaagacatatataataataataataatgaaaataataaaaataataatgaaaattataattcaaGTAAAAATCATCCTTTAATAACAAATACTAATAACGATGATACATCTACACTTAATGCACAAGATACATCTGACCAacatgataattatataaatgaacataataattataataaatttataaaaaataacccTTTTtactataataataataataataataataataataataataataataatgataataataataatatttctaatCGTAATCTTATGAACAATCTTGTAAACATTAATTACacttcattatataataaaaagaaaaatagtcatccatatgatgaaaataataagttGTTTTTCCTCAACAGCAgccataataattataataataataataataatattaacgaAATGAGCAGAAACAAAAATCTACAAACCAATAATAAGTCATTAAAAATTCTTGTCGATGAAATTGAAAAaagtaattatataaaagaaaaggaaaaagaaaaattaaaaaaaattattagaaatattaaattatatagagAATCTAAAAAATTAgtacaaaattatatagaaaatctccctaaatatatacaaaaaaatacaaataaaatacattgtAATTTTAATCAAATTGGAGCATCAACAGGAAGATTATCTTGTGATCAACCAAATTTGCAAAATATACATTCACGATTTCGTTGTGCTATATCGTTAAAAGGTAAGGAAGAAAATGACAcacatgataataataataataataataatataccacAGATTCATATATCAACTAATAATGTATCAACCAATAATGTACCCATGAATATCATGTCATCTACATATCCTTTATATAccatgaataaaaaaaatttaatcaCCTTCGATTATAAACAAATGGAATTATTTGTCATGGCATATCTCAGTTTTGATGAACAATTattgaaattattaaattatagtGATGTATTTATCGAAACAGCCAAagtattatttaatacaaaTGATGTTACCAATGAATTAAGAAGAATGACCAAAACTGTTATATATGGTATATTATATGGACAAACTGAAAATGGACTAGCCAAAAGTTTATTAATTAGCGATACTTTGGCTAGTAACCTAATAGAAAacttttttcaattttttccaAACGTATATCGATTTATGCAAATGCAGAAATTTTTAGTCAAACATATGAATTGTGTTTATACACTTATAGGAaggaaaagaataatattaccaaacattaaaaataaatataggaTAAGTATGAATACACCTATACAAGGATGTGCAGCAGATATTATGAAATTTTCTCTCTTGTCATGTTTTAGTgttcttaataataatatatataataacaataaattattaaaaatgaataatataaatcctTTAATCATACATAAAAATCAAGCCTTTTTAAATCCAACTAATTTAATTTTGCAAGTACAtgatgaattattattagaaaGTGAACATGATGCtaccaaatatataatacaactACTAAATCCTATATTAGAAAAtgctttttataatttaatttattatacgAACTCTATAGATAGACTTAAActattatatgattatatgcatgataatatttctatcaaaacatatatagatattttacaagatataaataacaaacaatataatgatgtaaaattatacaatggtgtatataatacaaatgtaTCAGAAGaatcacacatatataatatatcaaataatgtggatcatatatttcaaaaatttaattttaagtTGCCTATTAAAGTTGAATCAGGCGGAGTCTACAAGGAGtcttcataa
- a CDS encoding sphingomyelin synthase 2, putative translates to MDFKKFSKIYEESVTDSENDKSSIGTDMYEINMNRKMSNISISRNSTINEEEILSEYRLCKILLIKLMFALLFLLIALIIQGFFMIYSDSYYKSNTQPLSDRIHDLFGNPPKWISYKLSNTLIAILTLSFLKIILFNSIYLSIAIICRFLYIVGSFYIIRGLLIYVTSLPATLETCLPLESGNFLFNLLQIIKINTNLVYVCADLIVSGHSFSTTIFLMFSFYYINNVIIKFIIFTFSCFIYAIIIIGFIHYTSDVLLGIIFGVFMFSFYHIMLDISSQYYIFNKLFEIKIISNNKNIHAKPFFLRFFVARIFFKIIPYLEGLNYTLDYAINKNNDLSTFCNCDHDNNKIPLFSFYKPITEDKIIINYSDHLYHSYAGDGTINFLFWKFLKTIKKGLHK, encoded by the coding sequence atggattttaaaaaattctcTAAAATTTATGAAGAGTCAGTAACAGATAGCGAAAATGATAAAAGTTCGATAGGAACAGATAtgtatgaaataaatatgaacagAAAAATGAGTAACATAAGTATATCAAGAAATAGTAcaataaatgaagaagagATATTAAGTGAATATAGATTatgtaaaattttattaataaaattaatgtttgcattattatttttattaattgcATTGATTATACAAggtttttttatgatatatagtGATTCCTATTATAAGAGTAATACGCAACCATTAAGTGATCGAATACATGATTTGTTTGGAAATCCACCCAAATGGATTTCCTATAAATTGTCGAATACATTAATAGCTATATTAACATTATCttttcttaaaataatattatttaatagtatatatttatctatagCTATTATATGTCGATTTTTATATATCGTTGgatctttttatataataagaggacttttaatatatgttactTCATTACCCGCAACATTAGAAACGTGCTTACCTTTAGAAAGTGGTAACTTtctatttaatttattacaaataataaaaataaatactaaTTTAGTTTATGTATGTGCTGATTTGATTGTATCAGGACATTCTTTTTCAACAactatttttttaatgttttctttttattatataaataatgttataataaaatttattatatttacgttttcttgttttatatatgcaattataattattggtTTTATACATTATACATCTGATGTGTTACTTGGTATTATTTTTGGTGtttttatgttttctttttatcatataatgcTTGATATATCTtcacaatattatatttttaacaaattatttgaaattaaaattatttcaaataataaaaatattcatgcAAAGCCATTCTTTCTAAGATTTTTTGTTgcaagaattttttttaaaatcatACCTTATCTAGAAGGATTGAATTATACCTTAGATTATgccataaataaaaataatgatctGTCTACTTTTTGTAATTGTGatcatgataataataaaattccattattttcattttataaaccCATAACAGaggataaaattattattaactaTTCAgatcatttatatcataGTTATGCTGGAGATGGCACaatcaattttttattttggaAATTTCTTAAGACGATCAAAAAGGGTTtacacaaataa